From a region of the Acidimicrobiia bacterium genome:
- the recA gene encoding recombinase RecA codes for MNKPLKTVPEIGADAVGRSKALDLALSQIEKQFGTGAVMKMGDKASMAIETVPTGALALDLALGVGGLPRGRVVEIFGPEGSGKTTLATHVVAEAQRNGGVCAYIDAEHAMDPVYAAAIGVDVDSLLISQPDTGEQALEIVDMLVRSGALDVIVVDSVAALTPRAEIEGDMGDTHVGLQARLMSQALRKLAANLNKSNTICIFINQLREKIGVMFGSPETTPGGRALKFYASVRLDIRRIEALKDGLDIVGNRTRVKVVKNKVAPPFKQAEFDIMYGQGISREGSVIDLGVDLDIVKKSGAWYTYEGEQLGQGRENAKKFLFDNPEVMMEITDRVWREVTPEVEEEEPVMEAEDGAATDEFTAADDVPIAIQD; via the coding sequence ATGAACAAACCACTTAAGACAGTTCCAGAAATCGGCGCAGATGCCGTAGGTCGAAGTAAAGCTCTTGACCTGGCGTTGAGTCAGATTGAAAAGCAGTTCGGTACCGGTGCCGTCATGAAGATGGGTGATAAAGCCTCCATGGCTATCGAGACCGTCCCCACTGGCGCTTTGGCCCTCGACCTGGCTTTGGGTGTCGGTGGGTTGCCTCGGGGCCGTGTGGTAGAAATCTTTGGCCCAGAAGGTTCAGGTAAAACCACCCTCGCCACCCACGTGGTGGCCGAGGCCCAACGCAACGGTGGCGTCTGTGCCTACATCGATGCAGAACACGCCATGGACCCGGTCTATGCGGCAGCCATCGGGGTCGACGTTGACTCCTTGCTTATCTCGCAACCCGACACTGGTGAACAGGCATTAGAAATTGTTGACATGCTGGTTCGTTCCGGTGCGTTAGATGTGATTGTTGTTGACTCGGTGGCTGCTTTGACTCCTCGGGCAGAGATTGAAGGCGACATGGGCGACACCCACGTAGGCCTCCAAGCTCGTTTGATGTCGCAGGCTTTGCGCAAGTTGGCCGCCAACCTAAACAAGTCCAACACCATTTGTATTTTCATCAACCAGTTGCGTGAAAAAATTGGTGTCATGTTCGGTTCGCCAGAGACCACCCCAGGCGGACGTGCGCTGAAGTTTTACGCTTCGGTTCGCCTAGACATCCGCCGCATCGAAGCATTGAAAGATGGCTTAGACATTGTGGGTAACCGCACCCGAGTCAAGGTGGTAAAGAACAAGGTAGCTCCGCCCTTTAAGCAAGCCGAGTTCGACATCATGTACGGCCAGGGTATTAGCCGAGAAGGTTCGGTTATTGACCTTGGGGTCGACCTCGACATCGTCAAGAAGTCTGGTGCTTGGTACACCTACGAAGGCGAGCAACTTGGCCAGGGTCGAGAAAACGCTAAGAAGTTCCTCTTTGATAACCCTGAGGTGATGATGGAAATCACTGACCGGGTGTGGCGTGAGGTGACTCCTGAAGTTGAAGAAGAAGAACCGGTTATGGAAGCAGAGGATGGAGCGGCAACCGATGAGTTCACCGCTGCTGACGATGTGCCCATCGCTATTCAGGACTAA
- the msrB gene encoding peptide-methionine (R)-S-oxide reductase MsrB — MNEIPKSQETDQQLRSRLTSQQYDCTQEAGTEAPFTGIYWDENRAGTYRCIVCDEALFASATKFDAGCGWPSFDAPLSPDIIDTSEDRSTGYLRTETLCHNCGAHLGHVFPDGPTPTGDRFCINSASIRLETNDE; from the coding sequence ATGAACGAAATCCCAAAATCTCAAGAAACTGACCAACAACTGCGCTCACGGCTAACCAGCCAACAATATGACTGCACCCAAGAGGCGGGCACCGAAGCTCCCTTCACCGGCATTTATTGGGACGAAAACCGGGCTGGCACCTACCGTTGCATCGTGTGCGATGAGGCCCTCTTTGCCAGCGCCACCAAGTTTGACGCCGGGTGCGGATGGCCCAGTTTTGACGCCCCGCTCAGCCCCGACATCATCGACACATCCGAAGACCGCAGCACCGGATACCTGCGCACCGAAACCCTGTGCCACAACTGCGGCGCCCACCTGGGCCACGTATTCCCCGACGGCCCCACTCCCACCGGCGACCGCTTCTGCATCAACTCGGCTTCCATTCGTCTCGAAACCAACGACGAATAA
- a CDS encoding competence/damage-inducible protein A, with amino-acid sequence MRCEIVAVGTELLLGQIVDTNSAWIGEQLALAGIDCLRHAAVGDNAQRINDAVSEALGRADAVIVTGGLGPTQDDITREVIAEVMGVGLERQDFLVERIEQKFAGRGRRMPENNLRQADVPVGAVTIEQMPGTAPGLVCPVGDKVIYAVPGVPSEMRDMVNGTVLPDLILRSGSTSVIRSRVLRTWGESESGLAELLAEEIERLDATGGPTLAFLASGMEGLKVRITAKGDTEEDALAMLAEEEVRVRAIIGSVVFGVDEQNMESVVLDLLVAQGLTMATAESMTGGMIGARLTEVPGASRAFVGSVVSYANSVKHDLLGVPEGPVVSEAAVRAMAAGVCRVTGANVSVAVTGVAGPEPQEGVEPGVVWIATSVDGVTDAVEVRFPYGRTMTRQLTVISALNMLRRRLIDRG; translated from the coding sequence GTGCGCTGCGAGATTGTGGCGGTGGGCACGGAGTTGTTGCTGGGGCAAATCGTGGACACCAACTCGGCGTGGATTGGTGAGCAGCTGGCGTTGGCGGGTATTGATTGTTTGCGCCATGCGGCGGTGGGCGATAATGCTCAGCGCATCAATGATGCTGTTTCTGAGGCGCTTGGTCGAGCCGATGCGGTGATCGTTACCGGAGGTTTGGGCCCTACTCAAGATGACATCACCCGTGAGGTAATTGCTGAGGTGATGGGGGTGGGGTTGGAGCGTCAAGATTTTTTGGTGGAGCGGATTGAGCAAAAGTTTGCTGGTCGAGGCCGCCGTATGCCGGAGAACAATTTGCGTCAGGCGGATGTACCGGTGGGGGCGGTGACCATCGAGCAAATGCCGGGGACCGCTCCGGGGTTGGTGTGCCCGGTAGGCGACAAGGTTATTTATGCCGTGCCGGGGGTGCCCAGCGAAATGCGTGACATGGTGAACGGCACGGTGTTACCTGATTTGATTTTGCGTTCGGGTTCTACGTCGGTTATCCGGTCTCGGGTGTTGCGTACTTGGGGTGAGTCAGAGTCGGGTTTGGCCGAGTTGCTGGCCGAAGAAATTGAGCGCCTCGATGCGACGGGCGGCCCTACGTTGGCTTTTTTGGCCAGCGGTATGGAGGGGTTGAAGGTGCGCATCACCGCTAAGGGCGACACCGAGGAGGACGCTTTGGCCATGTTGGCCGAGGAAGAAGTTCGGGTGCGAGCCATTATCGGGTCGGTGGTTTTTGGGGTGGATGAGCAAAATATGGAGTCGGTGGTGCTGGACCTTTTGGTGGCTCAGGGTTTAACCATGGCCACGGCGGAGTCCATGACCGGCGGCATGATTGGGGCGCGCCTGACCGAGGTGCCGGGAGCCAGCCGAGCTTTTGTGGGTTCGGTGGTGTCGTATGCCAATAGCGTGAAACATGATTTATTGGGGGTGCCCGAGGGGCCGGTGGTTAGTGAGGCGGCGGTGCGGGCTATGGCGGCCGGGGTGTGCCGAGTGACGGGGGCAAATGTGTCGGTGGCGGTTACCGGGGTGGCAGGCCCAGAGCCTCAAGAGGGTGTGGAGCCGGGTGTGGTGTGGATAGCCACCAGCGTTGATGGGGTGACCGATGCGGTGGAAGTGCGTTTTCCGTATGGCCGCACCATGACCAGGCAACTTACGGTTATTTCGGCGCTCAACATGCTGCGCCGCCGTTTAATCGACCGGGGTTAA
- the pgsA gene encoding CDP-diacylglycerol--glycerol-3-phosphate 3-phosphatidyltransferase, with protein MNLFKHFGTVVSPPNLVTLSRLALSPVLFVIILEAQDRRGVSWGAFLLGFILGLTDYMDGSLARRAGKVSRWGAFLDPLADKVAVIGAAVCLVAVGRYTWLPVILLAVREVLITFYRLWFARQGLAVPARKSAKAKTTVQGLALLVAVIPLFENFDWLVEATLWAAVVLTVVTGLQYLLDGRKATNTTGE; from the coding sequence ATGAACCTTTTTAAACATTTTGGCACGGTGGTGAGCCCGCCAAATTTGGTGACCTTGTCGCGGTTGGCGCTTTCGCCGGTGTTGTTTGTCATTATTTTGGAAGCTCAGGATCGACGCGGCGTGTCGTGGGGTGCTTTTTTGTTGGGCTTTATTCTTGGGCTCACTGATTACATGGATGGTTCGTTGGCTCGTCGGGCGGGCAAGGTCAGCCGTTGGGGGGCTTTTTTAGATCCCTTGGCCGACAAGGTGGCGGTCATTGGGGCGGCGGTTTGTTTGGTGGCGGTAGGTCGCTACACCTGGTTGCCGGTGATTTTGTTGGCCGTGCGAGAGGTGCTGATTACTTTTTATCGTTTGTGGTTTGCTCGTCAAGGGTTGGCGGTGCCGGCCCGCAAGTCGGCTAAAGCAAAAACTACGGTGCAGGGTTTGGCGCTGTTGGTAGCGGTTATTCCGTTGTTTGAAAACTTTGATTGGCTGGTGGAGGCCACCTTGTGGGCGGCGGTGGTGTTGACGGTGGTCACGGGGCTGCAGTATTTGCTCGATGGCCGTAAAGCCACCAACACCACAGGGGAGTAG
- the rimO gene encoding 30S ribosomal protein S12 methylthiotransferase RimO: MTASTYHLVTLGCPKNEVDSDKLVGLLTQDGMQPTDRPEDADLIVVNTCAFIEEARQESIDTVLALDDLRRTGAKLVVTGCLAERYGDDLATSLPEVDRVAGFGVPVTLGQRAAEQALPSFDLLNLPRPASQRPWAYVKIAEGCDRACGFCAIPSFRGPQRSRTIADIVAETQALQVHEVVLVAQDLAAFGRDQGVGERAIVPLVKAVSTVAQRVRLLYLYPSDLSDELIDTICATGVPYFDLSLQHVSPPLLRAMKRWGSGEKFTQRMKVIRQREPAAVFRSNFIVGYPGETEEDQDALLAFIEEAQLDWCGFFSYSPEEGTYAAGLDGAPEAGLVAERLRELSEVQDAITAQRRDALIGQSVEVLVDEPGVGRTWREAPEIDGIVQISEDLPVGAVATVTVTGALGPDLETA, from the coding sequence ATGACTGCTTCTACTTATCATTTGGTGACTTTGGGTTGCCCAAAAAATGAGGTGGATTCCGACAAGTTGGTGGGCTTGTTGACCCAAGATGGGATGCAGCCCACGGATCGCCCTGAGGACGCGGACCTGATTGTGGTGAATACCTGTGCTTTTATTGAAGAGGCCCGTCAGGAGTCCATTGACACGGTGTTGGCCCTTGATGATTTGCGGCGAACCGGAGCCAAGTTGGTGGTTACCGGGTGCTTGGCTGAACGCTATGGCGATGACTTGGCGACCTCTTTGCCTGAGGTGGATCGGGTAGCGGGGTTTGGGGTGCCGGTTACTTTGGGCCAGCGAGCGGCAGAGCAGGCGTTACCTTCGTTTGACTTGTTGAACTTGCCTCGGCCGGCTTCGCAGCGCCCGTGGGCTTACGTAAAAATCGCTGAGGGTTGTGACCGGGCTTGCGGGTTTTGCGCTATTCCGAGTTTTCGGGGGCCGCAACGCAGTCGAACCATTGCTGACATTGTGGCTGAAACGCAGGCTTTGCAAGTACATGAGGTGGTGTTGGTGGCTCAAGACCTGGCGGCTTTTGGCCGAGATCAAGGAGTGGGGGAGCGGGCCATCGTGCCGTTGGTTAAAGCGGTGTCTACGGTAGCGCAGCGGGTGCGTTTGTTGTATCTCTATCCGTCGGACCTTAGCGATGAGTTGATTGACACTATTTGTGCCACCGGGGTGCCTTATTTTGATCTCTCGTTGCAGCATGTGTCGCCGCCTTTGTTGCGGGCTATGAAGCGTTGGGGGAGCGGCGAGAAGTTCACTCAGCGCATGAAGGTTATTCGCCAGCGTGAGCCGGCTGCGGTGTTTCGCTCAAACTTTATTGTGGGTTATCCCGGCGAAACCGAAGAAGACCAAGATGCTTTGTTGGCTTTCATCGAAGAGGCCCAACTGGATTGGTGCGGGTTTTTCTCGTATTCGCCAGAGGAAGGCACTTACGCTGCGGGTCTTGACGGAGCGCCTGAGGCGGGCTTGGTGGCCGAGCGTTTGCGTGAACTCTCTGAGGTACAAGATGCCATTACGGCTCAGCGACGAGATGCGTTGATAGGCCAGTCGGTGGAGGTTTTGGTGGATGAACCTGGGGTGGGACGCACCTGGCGTGAGGCGCCAGAAATTGACGGGATCGTGCAGATAAGCGAGGATCTCCCCGTGGGTGCGGTGGCAACGGTTACGGTTACTGGTGCGTTGGGTCCCGACTTGGAGACAGCATGA
- a CDS encoding sodium:calcium antiporter has product MGGSVIFLVVGLVVGLAVLALAADQFVLGASRLAHQMNVPTVVMGALILGFGTSAPEFVVSTWAARQGEVNLGLGNIVGSNVANLTFVLGVAAFIRPITVPTGTLSRGFLSLGGVLIFAALVQNEMTNGQGLVLLAVFVMSMVLMVRLHTAEETPPPAIPESKRSISPWLRAGAGLLGTMAAAQVVVGASTDLIETLNLSGGFVGFSMVALGTSLPELVTVGAAARRNETGLILGNLLGSNLFNSLAVGAGLFLAGPGTLSDVFMQTRGVLAMVAVAVLALALMATGRVVGRREGAVLVLTYLGVLAYLGFNAALT; this is encoded by the coding sequence ATGGGGGGCTCAGTTATTTTTTTGGTGGTGGGTTTGGTGGTGGGTTTGGCGGTGTTGGCGTTGGCGGCTGACCAGTTTGTGTTGGGGGCGTCACGCTTAGCGCACCAAATGAATGTGCCCACCGTGGTTATGGGGGCGTTAATTCTGGGTTTCGGAACCAGCGCCCCAGAGTTTGTGGTGTCCACTTGGGCAGCTCGGCAAGGCGAAGTTAACCTCGGTTTGGGCAACATTGTGGGCTCAAACGTGGCTAACTTGACTTTTGTTTTGGGGGTAGCGGCGTTTATCCGCCCTATTACCGTGCCCACCGGCACCTTGTCCCGAGGGTTTTTGTCATTGGGTGGGGTGCTCATTTTCGCTGCTTTGGTGCAAAACGAAATGACCAACGGGCAAGGCTTAGTGTTGTTAGCGGTGTTTGTAATGTCCATGGTGTTGATGGTGCGTTTGCACACTGCTGAGGAAACCCCGCCGCCGGCTATTCCGGAAAGTAAGCGTTCCATTAGCCCTTGGTTGCGGGCCGGGGCCGGTTTGTTGGGCACTATGGCGGCTGCCCAAGTGGTGGTCGGTGCTTCTACGGACCTGATTGAAACACTCAACCTCTCGGGTGGGTTTGTGGGGTTTTCTATGGTGGCTTTGGGTACTTCTTTGCCTGAACTGGTCACCGTGGGGGCTGCGGCTCGGCGCAATGAGACGGGTTTGATTTTGGGCAACTTGTTGGGCTCGAACTTGTTTAACAGCCTGGCGGTAGGTGCTGGGTTGTTTTTGGCTGGGCCGGGAACGCTCAGCGATGTATTTATGCAAACCAGAGGAGTGTTGGCCATGGTGGCGGTAGCGGTTTTGGCTTTGGCGTTGATGGCGACGGGACGGGTGGTGGGTCGCCGTGAGGGGGCAGTTTTGGTGCTGACTTATTTGGGCGTACTGGCTTACTTGGGCTTTAACGCTGCTTTGACGTAA
- a CDS encoding DNA translocase FtsK, which translates to MVNAKSSRPEGSKKSGKTGSRSTKSSIAAQPNRNPLSRRMLQAAFGGRGDEMMGLFLILVGLLGVLSLYFDKAGVVGRGLESGLGWSIGLTKMVLPVAMVGLGFAMFQERHEVDELSKRIPVGLGLALIGVTGLLHMTQGRPGLNDGSAVLGKAGGLLGLVAGGSLEAAVSPWGAVPILLALGFVGVAIVTGVTVREAASGVMKVLRPMGRVILDGFKDIFTAPDEPTPTINSPESADPRPVPPEPEPEPAPKAKKRKGKVAPIVGGEQLTIELGPAVADSPWRLPSTKLLSRSVVHDIDAKAVEARGVRLQEALTAHGVETRLTDMTVGPTVTRYALQLGEGVKVARITSLNKDIAYALATADVRILAPIPGQQAIGIEVPNDDREIVALGDILISNEAAKARHPLEVGVGRDIKGQSVMMNLATMPHMLIAGATGAGKSSCINSLVTSILMRTTPDQVRMILIDPKRVEMGQYEGVPHLLTAPVTDPRKAANALSWAVKEMERRYGLLSATGFRDITGYNASYDRGDLKAPLGLTDDDDEPVVYQRLPFILVVVDELADLMMVAARDVEDSICRLAQMARAVGIHLVVATQRPSVNVITGVIKANIPARLAFAVSSLADSRVILDQPGAERLVGQGDMLLLGPSSGTPQRIQGAWVDEEEVRQVVAVWVKQVKALGDDAPSDDEAEVIGKQSAGGGAASSGRDTITDSITASPPSGGNSDDELFDQARVLVVATQLGSTSMLQRKLRVGFARAGRLMDLMEESGVVGPSTGSKAREVLISEEELENLMAQGL; encoded by the coding sequence GTGGTAAACGCTAAATCTTCGCGCCCCGAGGGGTCAAAAAAATCAGGTAAAACCGGGTCTCGGTCGACCAAAAGCAGCATCGCTGCGCAGCCCAACCGAAACCCGTTATCTCGTCGCATGTTGCAGGCCGCTTTTGGGGGCCGAGGCGACGAGATGATGGGCTTGTTCTTGATTTTGGTGGGTTTGTTGGGCGTACTTTCTTTGTATTTCGACAAAGCTGGGGTAGTGGGTCGGGGGCTAGAAAGCGGCCTGGGGTGGTCTATCGGGTTGACCAAAATGGTGCTTCCGGTAGCCATGGTGGGTCTGGGTTTCGCCATGTTTCAAGAACGCCACGAAGTTGACGAGCTCTCTAAACGCATTCCGGTCGGGCTTGGCCTGGCGCTTATTGGCGTTACCGGGTTGTTACATATGACCCAGGGTCGCCCCGGTTTAAACGATGGCAGCGCTGTGTTAGGTAAAGCGGGTGGCTTGCTGGGTCTGGTGGCTGGTGGGTCGTTAGAGGCTGCGGTGAGCCCTTGGGGAGCGGTTCCTATTTTATTGGCGTTGGGTTTTGTGGGGGTGGCTATTGTTACTGGGGTCACGGTGCGCGAAGCGGCTTCGGGGGTCATGAAGGTTTTGCGCCCCATGGGGCGGGTTATTCTCGACGGTTTTAAAGATATTTTTACGGCCCCCGATGAACCAACGCCCACCATCAACTCGCCTGAATCGGCTGATCCGCGGCCCGTTCCGCCCGAGCCTGAACCAGAGCCCGCTCCGAAAGCTAAGAAACGCAAAGGCAAGGTGGCACCCATAGTGGGCGGCGAACAACTCACCATTGAGTTGGGCCCTGCGGTGGCGGATTCCCCTTGGCGCTTGCCGTCTACCAAACTCTTGTCGCGAAGCGTGGTTCATGACATAGATGCCAAAGCGGTGGAAGCACGCGGTGTCCGTTTGCAAGAAGCATTGACCGCCCATGGGGTAGAAACCCGTCTTACCGACATGACGGTCGGCCCGACGGTAACCCGCTACGCCTTGCAGTTGGGTGAGGGGGTCAAGGTGGCCCGTATTACCAGTCTGAACAAAGATATTGCTTACGCTTTGGCGACTGCTGATGTGCGTATTTTGGCTCCTATTCCTGGTCAGCAGGCCATCGGTATTGAGGTACCGAACGATGACCGCGAGATCGTGGCTCTCGGCGATATTTTGATCTCGAACGAAGCAGCCAAAGCCCGCCATCCCTTAGAAGTTGGGGTTGGGCGAGACATCAAGGGCCAGTCGGTCATGATGAACCTAGCCACCATGCCTCACATGCTTATTGCTGGGGCCACCGGGGCCGGAAAGTCTTCGTGTATCAACTCGCTGGTGACTTCAATTTTGATGCGCACCACCCCCGATCAGGTGCGAATGATTCTTATTGATCCAAAGCGGGTAGAGATGGGTCAGTACGAAGGGGTGCCGCATTTGCTGACTGCTCCGGTGACCGATCCCCGTAAAGCAGCCAACGCTTTGAGTTGGGCGGTAAAAGAAATGGAACGCCGTTACGGCTTGTTGTCGGCTACGGGTTTCCGTGACATAACTGGTTATAACGCGTCTTATGATCGGGGCGATTTGAAAGCCCCGTTGGGTTTGACCGATGACGATGACGAACCGGTGGTTTATCAGCGGCTGCCATTTATTTTGGTGGTGGTTGACGAACTTGCTGACCTCATGATGGTGGCGGCTCGCGATGTTGAAGATTCCATTTGCCGCCTGGCTCAAATGGCTCGTGCGGTGGGCATCCACTTGGTGGTGGCGACTCAGCGCCCGTCGGTCAACGTGATTACTGGGGTTATTAAAGCCAACATCCCGGCTCGTTTGGCTTTTGCTGTTTCTAGCTTGGCCGATAGTCGGGTTATTTTGGATCAGCCGGGTGCCGAGCGTTTGGTAGGCCAGGGCGACATGTTGTTGCTGGGCCCCAGCTCGGGCACGCCGCAACGTATTCAAGGGGCTTGGGTTGACGAAGAAGAGGTACGCCAGGTGGTGGCGGTTTGGGTTAAACAGGTCAAGGCTTTGGGTGACGATGCACCGAGTGACGATGAGGCCGAAGTAATCGGCAAACAATCTGCTGGGGGCGGGGCCGCTTCGTCGGGTAGGGACACCATTACTGACAGCATCACTGCGAGCCCGCCTTCGGGTGGCAACAGCGACGATGAGCTTTTTGACCAAGCCCGCGTGTTGGTGGTGGCTACCCAGTTGGGTTCTACCTCTATGTTGCAGCGAAAGTTGCGGGTGGGGTTCGCTCGGGCAGGCCGCTTGATGGATTTGATGGAAGAGTCCGGGGTGGTGGGCCCTTCCACGGGTTCCAAGGCTCGAGAGGTGCTGATTTCTGAAGAAGAGCTCGAAAACCTGATGGCCCAGGGCCTGTAA
- a CDS encoding ribonuclease J, whose protein sequence is MTNEVTITFLGGLGQIGRNCAALESNGRIVILDCGQLFPDDLPGVDAVLPDFSWLIERADRIDGCIVTHAHEDHIGGLPYLLRDMDVPIYGSKFTLGMIKGKLKFANITGTKMIEIKDHEHHKVGPFDCEFLPVTHSTPSGLMTVFTTDQGLIVHSSDFKLDPTPVDGRLTDLPRLRELSADPGIRLLLADSTNAGAAGASGSESEIGPVMDQIFADNHGKRIIVAAFSSHIHRVQQIADAAKETGRTLVVMGASMVRNVTLARELGLLRVSDKMIATAEDLDDLDPATTCVVCTGSQGEPRAALALMAEGRHRYLKITDQDTVVFSSHPIPGNEAAVSRLQNDLARRGARLVHSGQLNVHTSGHGKREELAELHLAVDADLFIPVHGEYAHLVSHHELALELGMNPDRVLRCVDGDQVRLSDGGLKKVGQVSDQWIMMDERGTALSDELVEERRAVSGQGFVLIRVVVDGEKGVLVEPPFVTSRGWVEPGERDDWSHEVAQEVAAAVTEALEDGERDAHKLGRKARRAAGQLVGQRTGRRPSLVPVVEVR, encoded by the coding sequence ATGACCAACGAGGTAACGATCACCTTTTTAGGTGGCTTAGGACAAATTGGCCGCAACTGCGCTGCTTTAGAAAGCAATGGGCGCATAGTCATTTTGGATTGTGGCCAGTTGTTTCCCGACGACTTGCCGGGTGTTGATGCGGTGTTGCCAGATTTTTCTTGGCTTATTGAACGGGCCGACCGCATTGACGGCTGCATCGTTACCCATGCGCACGAAGACCATATTGGGGGTCTTCCGTATCTTTTGCGAGATATGGATGTGCCGATTTATGGTTCGAAGTTCACCCTGGGCATGATTAAAGGCAAGCTTAAGTTTGCCAACATTACTGGCACCAAAATGATTGAAATCAAGGACCATGAACACCACAAGGTCGGACCCTTTGATTGCGAGTTTCTGCCCGTGACGCATTCAACCCCGAGTGGTTTGATGACCGTGTTCACTACCGACCAGGGTCTTATTGTGCATTCCAGCGATTTTAAGTTGGACCCCACTCCGGTAGATGGCCGGTTGACTGATTTGCCTCGCTTGCGGGAGCTTTCTGCCGATCCGGGCATTCGTCTGTTGTTGGCTGATTCTACTAATGCGGGGGCGGCGGGGGCTTCGGGTAGCGAGTCAGAAATCGGCCCGGTAATGGACCAAATTTTTGCCGATAACCATGGTAAGCGCATCATCGTGGCGGCGTTTTCGAGCCATATCCATCGTGTTCAACAGATCGCTGATGCGGCTAAAGAAACGGGCCGCACTTTGGTGGTGATGGGGGCGTCGATGGTGCGCAATGTCACTTTGGCTCGTGAGTTGGGCTTGTTGCGGGTGTCGGACAAAATGATCGCTACGGCAGAAGACCTTGATGATCTCGACCCGGCGACTACTTGTGTGGTGTGCACTGGTTCGCAGGGGGAGCCGCGGGCTGCGTTGGCGTTAATGGCTGAGGGGCGGCATCGTTATTTAAAAATTACTGACCAGGACACCGTGGTGTTTTCTTCGCACCCTATTCCTGGCAACGAGGCCGCGGTTTCGCGTTTGCAAAACGACCTGGCTCGGCGGGGTGCCCGGTTGGTGCATAGCGGGCAACTCAATGTGCATACCAGTGGCCATGGCAAGCGTGAAGAGTTGGCGGAATTGCATCTGGCGGTAGATGCTGACTTGTTTATTCCGGTGCATGGGGAGTACGCCCATTTGGTGTCGCATCATGAGTTGGCGTTAGAGCTCGGCATGAACCCGGATCGGGTGTTGCGTTGTGTAGATGGCGACCAGGTGCGACTAAGCGATGGTGGTCTTAAAAAAGTCGGCCAGGTGTCTGATCAGTGGATCATGATGGATGAACGAGGTACGGCCTTAAGCGACGAGTTGGTGGAGGAGCGTCGTGCTGTTTCGGGTCAAGGGTTTGTGTTGATCCGCGTGGTGGTCGATGGCGAGAAGGGTGTGCTGGTTGAGCCGCCGTTTGTGACTTCGCGAGGTTGGGTAGAGCCTGGGGAACGTGACGATTGGTCGCATGAAGTAGCCCAAGAGGTAGCGGCGGCGGTTACGGAGGCGCTTGAAGACGGCGAACGCGATGCCCACAAGTTGGGGCGCAAAGCCCGTCGAGCAGCGGGCCAGTTGGTGGGGCAACGTACCGGCCGGCGGCCTTCGCTGGTGCCCGTAGTAGAAGTACGCTGA
- a CDS encoding 4-hydroxy-tetrahydrodipicolinate synthase, with translation MKPKFGRVITAMITPFAADGSLDVEGARSLAKWLVEQGNEALVLAGTTGESPTITQDEQIELVEAVVDAVDVPIIAGAGSNDTRSAIANTQRCVDAGAQAILSVTPYYNRPSQAGLMAHFAEVAASTELPIMLYDIPARTGRALDADTILQLADEVENIVAVKDAAGDVASTARLIAAAPEGFEVYSGEDCLTLSLLAVGAVGTVSVASHWATPEMVVMMDAFFSGDMATARATNQRMIPSYDFESGDLTPNPIPSKAMLKVLGLPGGDCRLPMGPEPDWLADKARTILAGLGRP, from the coding sequence ATGAAACCAAAATTTGGTCGGGTCATTACCGCCATGATCACCCCGTTTGCTGCTGATGGCTCGCTAGACGTTGAGGGTGCTCGTTCGTTGGCCAAGTGGCTGGTTGAACAGGGCAACGAGGCGTTGGTGTTGGCCGGCACTACCGGTGAGTCGCCCACTATTACTCAGGATGAACAAATTGAACTGGTCGAAGCGGTAGTAGATGCTGTTGACGTGCCGATTATTGCCGGTGCGGGCAGTAACGACACTCGGTCGGCTATCGCTAACACGCAGCGGTGTGTAGATGCTGGTGCTCAAGCCATTTTGAGCGTGACGCCTTATTACAATCGCCCTTCGCAAGCAGGTTTGATGGCTCACTTTGCAGAGGTGGCAGCCAGTACCGAATTGCCCATCATGCTTTATGACATCCCGGCTCGTACCGGTCGTGCGTTGGACGCTGACACTATTTTGCAGTTGGCTGATGAGGTAGAAAACATTGTGGCGGTTAAAGATGCGGCTGGCGATGTGGCCAGCACGGCGCGTTTAATAGCAGCGGCCCCCGAGGGCTTTGAGGTGTATAGCGGCGAGGATTGTTTGACGTTGTCCCTGCTGGCCGTTGGTGCGGTAGGTACGGTAAGCGTGGCGTCGCATTGGGCTACTCCCGAGATGGTCGTCATGATGGATGCGTTTTTCTCTGGAGATATGGCTACGGCTCGGGCCACCAATCAGCGGATGATCCCGTCGTATGATTTTGAATCGGGTGACTTGACCCCGAACCCCATTCCCAGCAAAGCCATGTTGAAAGTATTGGGTTTGCCGGGCGGGGATTGCCGTTTGCCAATGGGTCCCGAGCCTGATTGGTTGGCCGATAAAGCGCGAACCATTTTGGCCGGCCTCGGAAGACCGTAG